aaaagcttaccaacacatatttcgagaaatagataggcgagataaactcagctcgaaatagcaaatgtgtataatcaaagtctatataggaaaacgacttttgtctcaagataggagatagagtaggtagacttttgagtgatagataagttcaagtctccacataccttttagccgctgaagttccaccagttccttgagtagttcttcgtcttgtatgattatttccatggagttcttgagctcaaatacactttctatcctagttcgatacttagctatagtagactagaaatcaagacttatagttctgatcactaacattgccaaacatgcttgagatagaagcgcatgcgaattcgaccgagcaatgctctaacaaatcttTTAATCGAATAATGCTACTCAACTCTATAGAGTATATCAAGAGGATATAACAACTACATGAAAATCGGAGATAGAATCGACGACAATATCGGAATGACTCACTAAATTTTTACAAAACGATTTCCATCTTTAATCTTTCATTCCTGTCATTGCATGTCATCTTACATACTTCCTTAAtcgtttaatattttattaattggTTATAATGAAATCTCTCATCTTTTTCACTAGGTGCAGGCTTTGGTGATTGAAGGTTGCTTGTAGTTTGGAGTGGTTTTTCCTAATGTTCCTAGTAATCTTCCATATTTGGTTCCATGGATCCACTTTTGATACTTTTATGGAACGCGCTAATACAACTACCACCTTTTGTATCTGATACTCTCTAAACAGCAATTAATGAAATGGTTTATTGTACCCATGCCTTCTTTTTAGGGTTTCAAGACACAGCAGCCGactttcatttaattcttttaagTTATTGTGTTGTAAGAACTTTTATACTAGGTGTAAGACATTCATCCAGGGAAGAAGCAACAACAATTTATTAATATCGTATTTCTACCTcattctcttctcccaactcttatcttatttcttttgttgttttgagATGGACTCTGAGTTGATACAAGTCCAACAAAAGATGGAAGGTACATGGATAACCGAAAGATTGAGAGCTTTAAGGGAACCAGAAATCTCAACTGAAGATTTTTTACAGGGAGCCGCACAGTTTAAATTTAGTTTTTTGGGCAAGGTCTATACTACAAAGGTGTACTCAGTTAGTGATTTGgataaagaattcaaaaatatttgGCCAAAAAGCAAAGATATCTTTATCAAAAAGGAGGACACTGACTATTATCTTATAAAATTTAACTCTCAAGACGAATATGAAGTTGTTCTCAAGTTCGGTCCTAGGTTTTTGGAAGGAGATCTGTTTGTACTAGAACCATGGAACCCCCACATTCCAAGAAGTTCAGTTGATTTAACTAAACAGCTTTTTTGGTTACATCTGTACAACATGCAACCAAGGTTtgcaaacccaaatatagtcaaCAGTATTTCATCTACAATGGGAGAAGTTAAGGAGCTAGATCCACCAGACTTTATTGTTCCAAAAGGAAAGGTCCAAAAAGCTCTAGTTCTTTTAGATGTCAAAAATCCACTTCGTAGGGGTTTCTGGATTAAAAATGCAACTGGTGAGAAGGTCTATATAAGATTGTTTTATgaaaaatagtcgttcaactTATGTGGATTCTGCTACACCATTGATCACAAAGAGCTTGAGTGTGAGACCGTTGTTGTTTATCTTCTCTAGCAACAGAGAGGTTACCTATCTTCCACCTTTATACTTGATCCACCATCACGGATTAACCCTGATACAAGAGGGTTGAAATATGGAAATAAACATGCAACTGTCGAACAAGTGGATCAGAATACTAAGGAAGTCGATCATCTTGAACCTACACAGAGAAATGAAGGTACATTGATGGTTGATGATTCTGCTTGCATGCATGCAGGAAATACAAATCTTAACCTGGGGAAATTTAATGTAGAAATCTCTAAATATTCAGTCTGTTTGAATGAGCAAGACACATACAAGAATATAAGGAAGATTCCTTTGGCTTCTTCCTCTCCAATTACTGTGGTTGGCTGCAACCCTCAAGGTATGATTCAAGTCCAAATAATAAACAACAAACAAAAAGATAAATTGGTCCATAGACAAGCAAAGAGAATCAGATTTGAGGATGGTGTTCCTAGTATCTCTAACAACATGAATCAAAGTTTGAACCAAAATCTAGGAAGATATAATATTTCAGGAAATATGTCTGAAGAAAACGTGGAACAACAGTCGCAGTTTTTCAATTCTTCAATGGGTCAGGAAAGTGGATACAGGTCGAATATGGAGTTACTTAAATCTTATTTGGCTTTAGTAGAATTGGATGTCTCTTTCGACGACTTCAATTCTAGTAACATAGATCCAGATTCACTCCATTCAGAAAATGCCTTCAAGAAGCCTCTGCAAGAATTGGTTAATCAGATTGAGGGTAATCTTTCCAGCTATAACTCTAGTGATTATAATGTAGATTTATCTGGCAATGAGCATGTTAGTTTGGATGAACCATCACCATCTCCTAACTCTTACTCATCATTTCATGGAACTGTTTCAGAGAAAAACAATTCTAAAAGGCGCAAAGCAACCACCTCAAGCACTGATGGCCAGGTAAATTCCTATTTCACATCAATTCTCTATCTTAAATTAccttttttttattctttatcTTGCATTACAGTTTCTAGTTTACATTTCAGTTATTTAGGATTTCAATTTCCTATTCCTTGGTCTGTATTCATAAACAACCCTCTTAGAacaatgaaaatattatcttGGAATGTCCAAGGTCTGGCTGGTAAAACAACTAGAGATAACTTGAAATATATTATTAGAATCCATAGCCCAGATATAATTTTTTTGATGGAAACCAAAATGGGGATAGAAAAAGCAAAGTCTTTCACTCAGAATTTTAATTATCCTAATTCTCATTTTGTTAGCTCTATAGGGTTATCTGGTGGTTTAACACTACTTTGGAAATATGGTTTTCCCCGTGACATCGTGTGTAGTAAGGATAATATGATTCATCTTATTATCACTTCAaattcatcaaaacaagaatggcttctttcttgtgtttatggatcAACACACCATGATCTCAaaaaacaacaatcaaaattCCTTGAAGACCTTAGTGAAAATGTTTTTCAAGCTTGGGTTGTTTTGGGAGATCTAAATGTTCATATCTCAAAATCAAATGCTTCTACTAGTGTTAATTCTATGGAAAATTGGGTATGTAAAATAATTAATAGTGACGGGCTAATGGATAAGGATATTCTGGCTCTCATCATACTTGGACTAGCCGCATTAATGGCCAAGGACCCAAAAGAGCCAGAATAGACTTGGCAATGCATAACTCGAATTGGATCAGAGATTTTCCTGATTCCAAAGTTACACATTTTCCTTTTATAGGATCAAATCGTTGTCCCATTCTTCTTTGTATTGAGCCAGAATTGGTTAGACCTAGGAATGTTTGGAAATTCTATAGGTGTTGGTTAAAAGATTGTTTAGATGTTATAGCAGATGCTTGGAACTGCTCGAATAATGATAGTAACATACCTCAAAAACTTAGTGGTGCTAGACATAAACTCTCAAAGTGGAACATGGAGCAGTTTGGTCGTATTGATTTTCATATAAGGCATCTAAGAGAGCAATTGTCCACTCATCAATCCCAACCATATAGTGATGATAAATCATGCAATATTAATCTCACTATACAAAGGATGAATCATTGGAAGAAAGTGGAAGATGACTTTTGGCACCAGAAATCAAGAGATAATTGGTTGAAGGACTTAGATAATAACACAATGTATTTTCATACTCTAGCAAATAGAAGAAAAGCAAGAAATCATATTTCAGCATTAAGATAGGATTGCTAGAATGACAAAGGATAGAGTTGGTATTGCTATGTTGATCTCGACCTCCATAAGCTTCTTCATATTGGATTTCAACTTCACCCTAGTCAAGCGGACACACCAGCGCGATCCATCTTTAAGAACCTAATTTACAACGTATTGTTGAAAGAAAGATTCAACAGTATAGTCCGCAGGATCATAAGGGTCCACCACAGTTGGATAAAGAATCTTCCCCTCACCAGTCATCCGAAGTGAGAACTCACGAATGATACGGATTGCATCTCCAATAAGATGATAAGCAGCTCGATTCATCTTCGCGAGAACCTGATAGAATAAAGGGACCTCAGGATCAAAGAGAGGAAACAGAAGACCAGCGCCTTTAGTTGTCCAAACGCGATAGGAATACAAGTCGCACTTCACGAACCTTCCATCACCTCTTTCTCACTCAAAGGAACAGTAGGAGATGAACCAGGAGGaacaataattttgaatcccTTATCTTCTAAAACAGTTCGACAGCTTTTTAGGACATCAACCCACTTCTTAGAAGGATTATGCTTTACATTGTATTTGCCAAATGGGGATGTTAGTATGGGGATGTTAGAACTATAGCAGAGGAAAAAGAAAGGTAATAATCATGAAAAACATTAAACGACTAACTGAGGCAAAAGTAACTTACCCAAAAAGTGATGGGCAACAACAACAGAAGCAGGTATATCTTGTTCCGCCATCAAATCAGAAATGAAAAAACTGAAGGGAAGAACTCGAAAGAAGACGATAAACAGAGAAAAGAGAAGGAAgagtaagaaaaataaaaaacttttatcttttatctttatccTAGATATTTATCCGAAGAGTAGCAGTAAAGACGTGTCGCTTAGAGAGGAAGAAACCACTAACACGTGTGGCGGTTACGGGGAAATTACGGAAGCATGTTGGGTAAAGTAGAGAAAACGAAAAGACGGGTCTGACACGAAGCATTGACCAAAGGATTCTCGCGTTATTCTACTTACAGAAGAACAAcgcgagaagaggcaaaatgtaaggGAGAAATATCGCACAAAGCTAAATTATAACCTCGCCTTGACTAAGACAATCATTAAcacgaagaagaaggaaattagGCGAAGGATAATTATCCGATAAGAAGAAAGAAGCACGAAGAACAACCATGCGACAAGCATAGCACGACATCTATCAAGAAGAGCACGAAAGAGCCACGCGAGAGACAACGACGTCTCCCCAAAGCCTGGCGAATAAGACAGGTTGAACAGAGATCAGCTAGCAAAGATCTTGCACGTGAACCCAGTTGTCTTCTACCTGAATATTTCTCTATATAAGGATTCGAATAATGAAGAGAGAGGCAGGTTGAGAGAGAATTCAGTCAAGTAACAGAGTTAAAACCATTTCTAGAAAGGAGAAAAGAAACTATTCAGAGTTTAGCTTTTTGCTTATCATTTCCATTGTTACCTTTGTGATATATGTAAGAACATCATATTCTCAATATAAAAGCTTGTTTGAAGATCATATCTACTATCAAGAGgtgtataatatcattaatgtttaaGTTTATCTCCATGACTTAGACTTTGTGTTCTTATTACTTACttcattgggtgtagttgtggggtTTTCCGCAACTACATCAATATTATGGGAGGAaagctggaaaaaaaaaaagggaacgaGAACTTTCTATTTCAATTCCTGCAAAGGATAAACCACCAACCATTATATCTAGTGCTTTTTTGGTCGATGGTCAAGTGAGCAAAAGGATAAAGAAAAATAGCAGCAAAGAAGCACAAGCCAGAAACAAAATATGTAATATGTATGTGCCCCAGCCACACCTTTGTAACTCCGTATACCCCGATTTTGCTCGCTCAACTGTCAGCCACTAATACTTATAAGCACCATGCCTAGTATCCACCTTAGATACTTTTTCAGCCTTTAAGAGTTCACCTGAACCAGCACCATGCCTAGTATCCACCTTAGAAGTTTTTTCAGCCTCTACGAGTTCACCGGAATCAGCGCCACATCTAATATCCACCTTCGATATTTTTGAAGCCTTTAGGAATTCACCTGAATTGAGTGAAACTAGACTTCCAACAACAATAGTCGCATCAAAACGTTTTGGCATGCAGGGGATATCAAGGGTCACAAGTCTTCTGCTTATTGTGTCATATGAAAGTAAGGCATCGGCGGCATCCTCCACGCCCACTAAATGTGCACCCTGTAATAGAATCTCGCGATTCTTATTGAGATACTGCAAAGGCCGTAATGATGCGAAACCTGTTTTATATTTCGAAAGGCTGAAAATTTTGGTCCAAGAATCTACAACTCCATAATGTTTCATCACCCAAAGACTGGTGTTGCCTTGCATAGACCAAACTGAATCAACCAATAGATAAAGATACTCTTCCAAGACACCCACTTCCATGTACCCAGACGGGTAACTTTTGTTATTTATATAGCAACTGGGTGTTTGGATTTCTGAAGCTCGCCCTTCAACTATATCGAACTAAACTATAACTTTAGTGTTTCCCATTCAATGAATAACTCCATTCAAAGGTTTCATCGCAGAAATATTAATACGTCGTATATCACAAGGTATGATTCCAATAAACTTCCATGAATCTGACTGAACCTAATCTACTAACCCAAACTTCAGAAGAGATATCGACATGTCGATCCTTGACCACTAATTTGAACAATTTGTAATCATCAATTTTCCAATCgtaaaaaaccccaaatttcgaaTAACAGTCTCTAATATAGGCTTCGTTTCGATTTAATGTCGGTATGTACTTGTATTCTCCGGTTGATGGATTCCACGAGCAGATTATGTTCTCATAAACATAGTGTAAATTAATTAAACAATCACTTGAAAGAAGATCGCCGAAGTCATATGTATCAGGTGGGAGATTAGTTTTAACAGGCATGTGATAAGATGAGGATGTTACATCAACATCTTCTATAGTATAATGAATATACTGTTTGTCATGAGATATTTTAAGTAGGACAATAAAATTGTTGTTTTGAATAATGGCATGGTGATGGACATGGTGCGccttgataaaattagggtttttgaacaaTTCATACCAATCTTTGCATACGCACTTGAACCGAGAGACTGGTTTGACCGGTAACATCGAAAGTATATGGTTGATAATATCTTCAGGAAGGTTCTCCATTGttgctttcctttttcttctttgtagATATATTGGTAGATAAAAATATGGTGTTGTCAATATTTATCCCAATTACAAAATCAAGGTACGGTTTCCTTATAAAACACCAACTCTAGCATGTTATAGTTTAGGAGGAAAATTGTGATTGGAGAAGGGTTGATTTTGCTGGAGATAATAGTCCTAGCAAGCTGACATAACCTCGACGTGCATAACAAGTAAAAAATTGTTCCTAACTGACAAGATGTTTCCGTAAAGCTATATATAGTATATGTAATGCAAAAAGACCCTAACATCGTCTGCGGCCACAAAGAAGAAACAGGACATAATGGTAAGAACTAGaaagaataagaaaagaaaactgCCGAGCCTTCCTGATGATCTTATCTCCGTCATCCTATCGAAGTTATCAGTCAAATCGATCTGTCGGTTCAAGTGCGTTTGCAAACTCTGGTATGAATTGTTCAAAAACACCAAGTTTATTAAGATGCACCTTCATGATGCTATTGAAAACGACAAGTTCAGTGTCCTGCTTGAATACGCGGGTGGATATCATGAGATCGTAGATTTTTCATCTTACCATATGGCTGTTGAAACTGATCTTCCAAGAGATACGTTAGTTGGTTCTGTTCTGCCTGTTGATTCATGCAATGGCCTAATCGTCTTATCCAGCCGGAAACCTAATGGGATATGCTTGTGGAATCCATCAACTCAAGAATACAAGAAAATACCGATATCAGCATCAAACTATGACGAACATTATGGGCTTTGTTTCGATTGTAAAACTGATGCTTACCTGTTGTTCAAAATAGTGGTAAGGTTTAAACAGTATGATGATTCTGAAATTTAGTAGGTTAGGCTCAAATATATGGAAATGCATTGGAAACGTACCTTATGTTATAAGTCATACTAGTCTTTGTGTGAAGACTTTAAATGGAAGTATCCATTGGACAGGAGATACTAAAGTTATAGTTTCTCTCGATATAGTTGAAGAGCAAACCAAAGACATCCAAATACCCAGTTGCTATCTAGACGATGAATTGGTCTTGTGTTTTGATTTGGATGTGGGTGTCTTGGGGAGGACCTTTGCCTATCAGCTAATGCTGAACATAAGATGGATCTGTGGATGATGAAAGATTATGGAATTATAGATTCTTGGACAAAATTTTTCACCCTTTCAAAATATGAAACTAATTTATTTTCATCAAGGCCCCTGCATTATCTCAATAAGAATAGCGAGATACTATTACATGGAGATGTACTCACAGATGATGAAGATTCATGGGAGTATGATCACCTTTAGCACTTGAATTAACatttcaagaaaacagaaaaccaacattcaaaaattaatctacAACACGACAAAGAGAGAAACACACAAAAGTTTTGGATCACTTAAATTAAAGGAATTTCTAGAGAAAATTTGTCGTTCCATGATGAACTTGGCCATTTTGGTGATACTGTAAGGAAGTAGTAACCCAGTTCTAGTATTTTTCTCAGACTTAGCGATACCATAGATACTCTAAACCGTTTCAAGCACAAGGATAAAGAAAATTTGTAGATCCCAATATACCCAAGGCCAGATAGCTGCAGATAAGCACAAGCCAAAAAAACAAAGATTGTGCCCTGGCCGCCACACCTTCGTAACTTCAAATATCCGGATACTGCTAGCTCAACCATCTGCAAAAAGAATTTATAAGAACCATGCCATTTACCCACCTTTGATATTTTGGTAGCCTTCAAAGATCCACCCGAACCGAGTGAAACTAGACTTCCAACAAAAGTAGACGCATTAAAATGTTCTGGTAAGCAGGGGATATCAAGAGTCACTAGTCTTCCGCTTTTTGGGTCATATGAGAGTAAAGCATCCTTGCCTAATAAACGTACACCCTGTAATAGAATCTCCCCGTCCTTATTGAGATAGTTTAGAGGCCGCAATGAATCAAAATGTATTGCATCTTTCGAAAGGCTGAAAATTTTGGTCCAAGAATCTGTAACTCCATAATCTTTCATCACCCACAGATGCATGCTATTCTCCATAACACACAGTACTGATAGGTAAAGGTCCTCCCCCAAAACACCCACTTCCATACACATAGACGGGTACCATCCATTGTTTAAATAGCAACTGGGTATTTGGATCTCTTTGATTCGCTCTTCCACTATATCGAATGAAACTATGACTTTCGTTTTCTCCATCCAATGAATAATTCCATTTAAAGGCTTCATAGAAACCTTAGCAGGATATATGTTGCGAGGTAGTTTTCCAATGATATTCCATGAATTTGAACCTAATCAACAAGCCCAAACTTCTGAAGTAATACTACTACATTGTTTATCGGCCACTATTCTGAACAGCTTATAATCTTCAATTTTCGAATCGTAACAAACCCCATATTCGGAAAAGAtctgttagagaaaatgagtttataaaatagtttggtttttggtcttggtgggattggaacttaggatctattggtcactaaggacactagctcattttcactatttgtgaatgaacctttagtcccacataggaaaaactaaagatgatacctctccataagtattgaaaattttgatattagaatGGCCCtggggtcattagcacttttgtgcgagggagaggacttaggcaatgggatAGTTGGTGCAATCATACATTTTCACATACGCGCGCCGCCGTCCGTGCGGGCCGGGCTCgagctcgggtgtgggtgtgggtctgACCCGGCTAACattgcttgcaacgggcagttttatcctggatacgaacttgaccacagggtataggcatcactcattcttgaggcgcaCCGGTCAAatattgtgttaaggacagcgtgttgaacacgtgactctgtcctctgtttgcagtccaattgagtgtctatttactttccagaaattaatccttttattcttacatctttcttgagtgttttattgttacagtcgcaacaatcttaacacgatatttctattttctatctgtaacaatgggtaagaacgatgttgaaaggcctgcaaagttttctggaaaagactttaagaggtggcagtcaaaaatgttattctttctaagttaccatgagttggaaccttttgatgaatcactgaatgatgctggtcgtgagtcttctttagaagaatggaagaggaacaattacatgtctaaaaatcatattctgaattgcttggaggatgctttgtatgatttttacaatgctaaagaaaacttctctacttttgatttatgggctgctttggaggcgaaataccaagctgaaactgccggaagtaagaaattcttggtagctaggcttaatgagtataaaatggtgaatgacaaatctgtggttgatcaattccttgaactcaagcaaattatgaatgaaattctagccgaaggtatggtgattgatgaaacttttcaagtgtctactgctatcgagaaattgcctacttcctggttcgagtacaagaagaaactgagacatgaaactgctgaagttactatggttgaactgggtaagaaaattcaagttgaagaattgttgtgctccaaggaaaaaaatgtatcttcttcaagggacatgtcttacaaagctcatgtgactgaacacaaaggttccaatgctgataagaaccgaaacaactccaagaaacctccaggcaagaataaaggtatgtttcagaaacctaaatctagcattaataaaattaagggtaattgctatgcttgcggaaatcctggccatatggcggttcactgtagaaaccgtaaggaccttaaaaagaaaaataatgctaatttggttgaaaacaacaaagatgaattttctggcacggtgtctgaagtaaatttggtaacaaatgtgagagactggtgggtagactctggggctaccaaacatgtctgtgggaacaaagaaatgttcacctcctacagtaaggtaggggaaggagagaaactctatatgggtaactcatctgcaactgcggttgtaggaaaaggcaaagttgggctcaagctcacttctggcaagactctcactttgaatgaagttcttcatgttccggacatatgcaaaaatcttgtttcttgtgctgttttagatgataagggttttaaaattgtaatagaatctgggaaatgtgttgtaactaagggtaaggattatgtggggcagggttataagactgagggtctgtataagcttaatgtaaactctgctgtaatgaataataatgattcttctgcttatgtttgtgagtctttgaacgtttggcatggtagacttggacatgtaaattataaatcaatgcttaaactagccaatgtgggctgcatacccaaatttagtttggaaaaagaacacaaatgtgaaatatgcgtagaatcaaagtatgctagaaaaccttttagcaaaaatgttcatagaaattctaaacccttagaattaattcactcagacctagttgacatgaaatcagttcaaactagaggcggtaagaaatggtttgttacctttatagacgactgtactaggtactgtcatatattgcttagaggtaaggatgatgccttagaagcatttaagaggtataaactagaagttgaaaaccaattgaatactaccattaaaaccattaggtctgaccgtggtggtgagtacataactcctataggagatttctgtgtagaacatggcataatacacgaggttacccctccttattcacctcagtcgaatggagtagctgaacgtaagaaccgcacccttaaggagatgatgccatgttaattagttcaggattaccttcgaacttgtgggggaagctgtcctctcagcctgctatatcctgaacagagtaccttttaaaggatcagataaaactccatacgaattgtggaaaggtagacaaccttctttagcatactttaaagtgtgggggtgtttggctaaggttcagatccctaaacctaaagcaaccaagataggatccaaaactgttgactgtgtcttcatagggtatcctgagcatacacctgcatatagatttatggttgtgaattctgatgtttctgaaattggtgtaaatactattatggagtctagggatgctgtgttttttgaaaattttcctttaaaatctgactctcgtaagagaggtgttgatcccctagatgttccttcaaccagtcagactttacctttagaggaagatgaagtagaatttgatcttaggaggagtaaaagggctagaaccaaaacctctttggacctgacttcataacactagcagagtctgatcctcagacttatagagaagccatgacttcttctgaagctccgtggtggaaagagtcttctattagtgaaatggaatccatcaaagaaaatgatacatgggagatagtagatttacctccagggtgtaaggccataggatgtaaatggatcttcaggaggaaacgtaacatagatggaactattcaaaatacaaggctaggttagtagtcaaaggctacaaacaaaaggaaggtgtagatttctttgatacttactcacccgttacgagaattacttccattaggatgttaattgctatagccgcggttcataacctagaaatacatcaaatggatgtaaagacagctttctacatggtgaattagatgaagaaatttacatggaacaacctgagggctttgtagtgaaaggttgtgaaaacaaagtttgtaaactgaaaaaatctttgtatggattgaaacaagcacctaaacaatggcatgaaaaatttgatcatgtaatgttttctagtggttttagaatcaatgaatctgacaagtgtgtatatactaagcttgtaaatgatgcctgtgtgattgtatgcttgtatgttgatgatatgcttatacttggtacaaacatggatgtaattaattccactaagaacatgctgaatgagaactttgacatgaaagacttaggccctgcagatgtaatcttagggatgaaaattaggagaaattctaacggttatagtcttagtcaatctcattatgttgaatctgtgcttagaaaattcaatcattttgattgtaaacctgcttatactccgtatgatccttgttgtaaactcaaaaagaacagaggtaatggagtatcacaacttgaatactcacgagttataggaagtatgatgt
This genomic interval from Papaver somniferum cultivar HN1 unplaced genomic scaffold, ASM357369v1 unplaced-scaffold_107, whole genome shotgun sequence contains the following:
- the LOC113328041 gene encoding F-box protein At3g08750-like; the protein is MVRTRKNKKRKLPSLPDDLISVILSKLSVKSICRFKCVCKLWYELFKNTKFIKMHLHDAIENDKFSVLLEYAGGYHEIVDFSSYHMAVETDLPRDTLVGSVLPVDSCNGLIVLSSRKPNGICLWNPSTQEYKKIPISASNYDEHYGLCFDCKTDAYLLFKIVVRFKQYDDSEI